One window of the Carassius auratus strain Wakin chromosome 20, ASM336829v1, whole genome shotgun sequence genome contains the following:
- the rtn1b gene encoding reticulon-1b isoform X2, whose amino-acid sequence MQASTMAAADSTKMEGFWSNWKCKAMELLYWRNLKQSGLVFGSLLLLLFSLTQFSVVSVVAYLALATLSATISFRVYKSVLQAVQKTDEGHPFKAYLEVEMSLSHDQMQKYAENTQYYINSTLKELRRLFLVQDLVDSLKFAVLMWLLTYLGALFNGLTLLIMVVVSMFSMPVVYEKYQAQIDQYLGLIRTQVNSVVVKIQEKIPGAKRKAE is encoded by the exons ATGCAGGCCAGCACCATGGCAGCCGCAGATTCAACCAAGATGGAAGGTTTCTGGAGCAACTGGAAGTGCAAGG CGATGGAGCTGCTGTACTGGAGGAACCTGAAGCAGAGTGGGCTTGTGTTTGGCAGTTTACTGCTGCTGCTCTTCTCTCTGACACAGTTCAGTGTGGTCAGCGTGGTGGCCTATCTGGCCCTGGCCACCCTTTCTGCAACCATCAGCTTCAGAGTCTACAAGTCTGTGCTGCAGGCTGTGCAGAAAACAGACGAGGGACATCCCTTCAA AGCTTATCTGGAGGTGGAGATGTCACTGTCCCATGATCAGATGCAGAAGTACGCAGAAAACACCCAGTATTATATCAACAGCACACTGAAAGAACTGCGCAGGCTGTTTCTGGTGCAGGATCTGGTGGACTCACTAAAG TTTGCAGTGCTGATGTGGTTGCTGACCTATCTGGGAGCCCTCTTCAATGGACTCACTCTTCTTATTATGG TGGTGGTGTCCATGTTCTCGATGCCTGTGGTCTATGAGAAATACCAG GCACAGATTGATCAGTATCTGGGCCTAATAAGAACCCAAGTCAACTCTGTGGTAGTAAA GATCCAGGAGAAGATTCCTGGGGCCAAACGAAAGGCTGAATAG
- the rtn1b gene encoding reticulon-1b isoform X1, translated as MSEKPEADSESSWYGDDFKKIDRFESTSAARRDDLGEERQMRDWEDGTSEEKQFSSDRQPLPVVMETASTDKSDLIFQKKSTDDRDDPYTSLLSSQSYASHEDTSYFSGSMGRSGDKNTSSTEDFSSGSHFQLTLDSGIKNPSAGQTDSSPKMHDSEKAFDSSYNYMDISRKEDSCSSQRPLEDWRMSGLSEPTHYTKLEKSPSPVEVDVEDIGSAAILDSQTFPYVEEPSDEELSDYQPYRSPGTGSSASPVKFTLTEMPPTSVSPTNVQHSPTVTVSEKESILSLGLEGVPTVTLSEPEDESPESSTPPTEESDSPLDPKFQADETKIMSSTQDKTQTSPISPSPPTSKQESSPVEMKSSPPKPTLPPSPQDVEGSSAESGDSEIELVSEEPSPRAPNTGYMSFTKSPSITSSTTVPSTVPAASSTLAFAPSPAMQYSILREEREAELDSELALESCGEESPKRLTHDSTKGFKESPQPVKKPTTLTLATKAPVMTPTAPAPVSAPASAPKEKTSTMEEKPKPSSRTPSPGLPELKVEHPAGEVHQRERRRSSQARRGSERTTAPPVVFQGLTREKAMELLYWRNLKQSGLVFGSLLLLLFSLTQFSVVSVVAYLALATLSATISFRVYKSVLQAVQKTDEGHPFKAYLEVEMSLSHDQMQKYAENTQYYINSTLKELRRLFLVQDLVDSLKFAVLMWLLTYLGALFNGLTLLIMVVVSMFSMPVVYEKYQAQIDQYLGLIRTQVNSVVVKIQEKIPGAKRKAE; from the exons ATAAATCAGATTTAATCTTCCAGAAGAAGTCCACTGATGACAGGGATGACCCGTACACCTCCCTCTTGTCCAGTCAAAGCTATGCTTCACATGAAGACACCTCCTACTTTTCTGGCAGCATGGGCAGATCTGGTGACAAAAATACATCCAGCACAGAAGACTTCTCCTCTGGTTCCCATTTCCAGTTGACCTTGGACTCTGGCATCAAGAACCCCAGTGCAGGACAAACTGACAGCTCTCCCAAGATGCATGACTCTGAGAAAGCTTTTGACTCTTCTTACAACTATATGGACATCAGTCGTAAAGAGGACTCCTGCAGTTCACAACGCCCCCTTGAGGACTGGAGGATGAGCGGCCTCTCAGAGCCCACCCACTACACAAAACTAGAGAAGAGCCCATCACCGGTAGAAGTGGATGTGGAAGACATTGGCTCTGCAGCAATTCTGGACTCCCAGACCTTCCCATATGTGGAGGAACCATCTGATGAAGAGCTGTCTGACTACCAGCCCTATCGGTCACCAGGTACCGGCAGCAGTGCCAGCCCAGTAAAATTCACCCTGACAGAAATGCCACCTACATCTGTATCGCCCACCAATGTCCAACACAGCCCCACAGTTACAGTATCAGAGAAGGAGAGCATTCTGAGTCTGGGGCTGGAGGGAGTGCCAACTGTCACTCTCTCAGAGCCTGAGGATGAAAGCCCTGAGTCATCTACACCTCCTACAG AAGAGTCTGATTCTCCTTTGGATCCAAAATTCCAGGCTgatgaaactaaaataatgagTTCCACCCAAGACAAGACTCAAACATCTCCCATCTCACCCTCTCCACCTACTTCCAAGCAGGAGAGTTCACCAGTAGAGATGAAGTCTTCCCCACCAAAACCCACTTTGCCTCCTTCCCCCCAGGATGTTGAGGGTAGCAGTGCTGAATCTGGAGACTCTGAGATTGAGCTGGTGTCTGAAGAGCCTAGTCCACGAGCTCCCAACACTGGCTACATGAGCTTCACTAAGAGTCCCAGCATCACTTCATCAACCACAGTACCTTCCACAGTGCCCGCCGCGTCTTCTACCCTTGCATTTGCCCCGAGCCCTGCAATGCAGTACAGCATCTTGAGGGAGGAACGTGAAGCAGAGCTGGACAGTGAACTGGCTCTGGAGTCCTGCGGTGAGGAAAGTCCCAAAAGATTGACCCATGACTCCACAAAGGGTTTCAAGGAGAGCCCACAGCCAGTGAAAAAACCCACAACCCTGACTTTGGCAACTAAAGCACCAGTCATGACTCCCACTGCACCTGCGCCTGTTTCGGCCCCAGCCAGTGCTCCTAAAGAGAAGACATCCACCATGGAAGAGAAGCCCAAACCCAGCAGCAGAACCCCCAGTCCGGGCCTGCCAGAGCTGAAGGTGGAGCATCCTGCTGGGGAGGTGCACCAGAGAGAAAGAAGACGGTCCAGTCAAGCCCGCAGGGGCTCTGAGAGAACGACTGCACCACCCGTCGTCTTCCAGGGTCTAACCAGGGAGAAAG CGATGGAGCTGCTGTACTGGAGGAACCTGAAGCAGAGTGGGCTTGTGTTTGGCAGTTTACTGCTGCTGCTCTTCTCTCTGACACAGTTCAGTGTGGTCAGCGTGGTGGCCTATCTGGCCCTGGCCACCCTTTCTGCAACCATCAGCTTCAGAGTCTACAAGTCTGTGCTGCAGGCTGTGCAGAAAACAGACGAGGGACATCCCTTCAA AGCTTATCTGGAGGTGGAGATGTCACTGTCCCATGATCAGATGCAGAAGTACGCAGAAAACACCCAGTATTATATCAACAGCACACTGAAAGAACTGCGCAGGCTGTTTCTGGTGCAGGATCTGGTGGACTCACTAAAG TTTGCAGTGCTGATGTGGTTGCTGACCTATCTGGGAGCCCTCTTCAATGGACTCACTCTTCTTATTATGG TGGTGGTGTCCATGTTCTCGATGCCTGTGGTCTATGAGAAATACCAG GCACAGATTGATCAGTATCTGGGCCTAATAAGAACCCAAGTCAACTCTGTGGTAGTAAA GATCCAGGAGAAGATTCCTGGGGCCAAACGAAAGGCTGAATAG